In Paenibacillus durus, the DNA window GGGCAACGTGAGACTGGCGCCGGATATTATCTTTCAGCATCCGAAGCATGGCAACTCGGAGAGCGGGAAGCATATCGTCATTTCCGTCATCAAACCCTCGGCCCGCGACAGCCTTAAAGGCCTCGACTCTTTGTATTACAACAAAATCAAAGATATCGCCGTTGCCTTTATTGAGGAAGGGCATGAGGTGAAGCTGATGTCTTTTTGCCAACATGAAGGGGACGAGGAGGCGGTCCAAACGATTCTTTCCTTAATTCCGCAGCCGTATGCCGATCACGCCTCCCCGTATTTTTACACAACGAATCTGGAAGAAGCCGTTGGAATATTAGCCTCTTCCAGTATGATCGTCGCGACGCGGTTCCATGCCATGATTCTCGGTTGGGTCTTCGGCAAACCCGTATTTCCTATCGCCTACAGCGATAAGACCATCAATGTCATGAACGACGCCCATTTTACGGGAGCCTATGCCGATCTAAAAACAATGGAGTCGCTGGAGCCTGAATCGGTCGTCCGCAGCTTTGACACGAACCTGCTGAACGTTTCCGTTCTCGCCAGACAGGCTGAGAAACATTTTGAAAAGTTGGATCACTATTTGGGGAACAGCAAAAATGCGGAAGAAGCGGCGGCTCTAACCCCGGCCGTTTTTGCAAGGAGGGGCCATGAAAGCTAAACGCAGCATTCTTAACCTTGTCTTCGGCTTGGGCAGCCAGCTCATCACCATTGTGCTAAGCATCTTCATCCCCCGGCTGATTATGGTCAACTACGGGTCGGAGGCCAACGGTCTTGTATCTTCCGTCGTTCAGATCATTGCCTACCTGGCCCTGCTGGAAGCGGGAGTAGGTGCGGCTTCACTTCAGGCGCTGTACAAGCCGATCGCGCAGAACAACCGGGAAAGCATCAATTCCATCCTGTCCGCCACCGCCATGTATTACAAAAAAACGGGGTTTTATTATCTGCTCTCCGTTATCGCCATAGCGGCGATTTATCCATTCGCGGTAAAGTCGGAGCTTGGCATGTGGCAGGTTATGGGCATTGTCCTGTTCAACGGCCTGGGCGGCGCCATCAATTATTACTATCAGGGCAAATTCAGGGTGTACCTGTTGGCCGAAGGCAAGAGCTATGTGGATACCTCAGTCGTCACCATCGGGAATATCATCAACAACCTGGTGCGGATCGTGCTGCTGCTGCAAAGCGTGGATATCGTGCTTGTGCAGGCTTCCTATTTTGCCGTGACGCTGCTTCAGATGGTCGCCTTCCATTTCTACAAGAACCGGCATTACAAATGGATAGATTTTAACAAGGAGCCGGATCTTGCGGCCATCAACCAGAAAAATTTCGTGCTCGTCCATGAGCTGTCCTATATGATATTCCGAAACACCGACGTGCTGGTTCTGACCTTTTTCACCAATCTGAAAATCGTCAGCGTCTACGTGATGTATAACATGATTTTTACCATCATCGACAACATCGTCAATACGGTCAATACGAGCGTCCGGTTCGCTCTGGGGCACAGCTATCACGAGGGCCGGGCGAAATTCATCAAGCTGTACGATGCGTACGAGCTGTATTTCATGGCATTCGTCTTTTCGCTGATGACCGTCGCTTATATTCTGATTTTGCCGTTTATCACCCTGTACACATCCGGCGTTAACGACGTCGATTATGTGCTCTACTGGATTCCGATCCTGTTCGTGGCG includes these proteins:
- a CDS encoding polysaccharide pyruvyl transferase family protein, translating into MKRIMIHAYAKLNLGDDLFIKVLCERYPDTRFILPARKEYKQCLASLHNLTVYPIESLWVRGVRKLLKKLKGIDFQKILLKRLAGRCDGVVQIGGSMYMQGAGWKKDYSWKLDVFDAKKPFYVLGANFGPYKDDLFYEKYRELFSTYTDICFRDQYSHELYKDLGNVRLAPDIIFQHPKHGNSESGKHIVISVIKPSARDSLKGLDSLYYNKIKDIAVAFIEEGHEVKLMSFCQHEGDEEAVQTILSLIPQPYADHASPYFYTTNLEEAVGILASSSMIVATRFHAMILGWVFGKPVFPIAYSDKTINVMNDAHFTGAYADLKTMESLEPESVVRSFDTNLLNVSVLARQAEKHFEKLDHYLGNSKNAEEAAALTPAVFARRGHES
- a CDS encoding lipopolysaccharide biosynthesis protein; translated protein: MKAKRSILNLVFGLGSQLITIVLSIFIPRLIMVNYGSEANGLVSSVVQIIAYLALLEAGVGAASLQALYKPIAQNNRESINSILSATAMYYKKTGFYYLLSVIAIAAIYPFAVKSELGMWQVMGIVLFNGLGGAINYYYQGKFRVYLLAEGKSYVDTSVVTIGNIINNLVRIVLLLQSVDIVLVQASYFAVTLLQMVAFHFYKNRHYKWIDFNKEPDLAAINQKNFVLVHELSYMIFRNTDVLVLTFFTNLKIVSVYVMYNMIFTIIDNIVNTVNTSVRFALGHSYHEGRAKFIKLYDAYELYFMAFVFSLMTVAYILILPFITLYTSGVNDVDYVLYWIPILFVAQKLLINARSSANNVINIAGHFKNTLTRSLLESGINLAASLILVQFLGIYGVLLGTVAALLYRSTDIILYANRRLLERSPWITFRRWLTNIAVFAGIIYLNSLVDYSFDSYLSIILGAFVLGIIILPIYIAVASILEREVFMDSLSLFKGLGVKMRAKFVPGKVKVSG